The following is a genomic window from Amycolatopsis cihanbeyliensis.
CCTCGGTGGCGGACCCAAGGTGGACAAGTACGTGAGCCTGAGCCCGCTATGGCACGGCACTACGCAGCTCGGGATCTCCACGTTGTACCAGCTCTCCGAAACGCTCGGGCTGAAACGCTGGTGGGACCGGATGGTCGGCATCGTTTGCGGCGCCTGCAACCAGTTCCTGCAAGGCTCGGAGTTCCTGAAGAAGCTGCACGCCAGGGGCATCTTCGATCCCGCGATCACCTATACCAACATCATGACCCGCTACGACTGGGCGGTGATCCCGTACACCAGCGGCGTCGGCCACGGCCCAGGCGTGCGCAACATCGTGCTGCAGGACGAATGCCCACTGGACTTCGCCGAGCACGGTGGGATCCTCGCCGACCGCAACGCGGCCGGACATGTGCTCAACGCGCTCGACCCGGAACACGCCGCACCGGTGGGCTGCGTACTGACCACACCCGTGGGCAGCCTGCTCCCGCCACGTTAGCGCAGCAGACCTCCGAGCAGGACGGGTTTCAGCAGGTCGACCCGGGCACCCGGAGCTGGTCAGTTCGGCGTCGCGCGGTTGCGGGCGAGGAGCCACACGGCGAACCCGGGCACACCCGGGACTGCGAAGATGAGTAAGAAGATCGGTAACTCCTCCGCGAAGGAGTAGCCTGCCTCGAACACGCCGATGGCGAGGTTGCCTGCGGCGAGGGCGAACCAGACCAGCAGGAAATCCTCCGCCGCGCGCTTCACGCCGAGCGGCCGAACGAGCAGTCCGGCCAGCAGGAACACCACGGCGAGGGCGAGGCCAACAATGATGATGACGAGTGTTCGGCTCATGCCACCTCCACGGTGATGTCTGCTTCGGCTGCGAGGTTGCCATATCGGTTCGAGTGCGTCGCCGTCGAGGATAAGTCGCGTGTGGACATTCTACCGCAGGGCAGGCCGCACTCGTCAGTGCACGCCCTCGATCGGGCGACTTACTGCTGTTGCGCCACCCGGGATCACCAGGAGTTGCCGGCGGTACGTGTAGACCCACAGGATGATTGTGTTTCCACTGGTCATGTCGGCTTCTAGGGTGTGGGGTGCGGCCGCGCCACAGGCCCGGTCGCCCGCTCGACCACAACGGCAAGACGCGACATTTCTGCGAAGGAGAGACGTGATGCCTGACATCGATGCGATATCGGATCCGCCGGTGCGTGCCGTAGTGGCCGCGATCAATGCCGCGGACCGAGACGGATTCTTCGCTTCGATCACCTCGGATGCCACCCTGTCCGACGACGGTGTCGAACGAGACCTCACCCAGTGGGTGGACCGAGAGGTCTTCATCTCACATGGCCGCATGGAGAACGTCGTGTCGCAGTCGGAAGACGGGCGTTCCTTTGTCGTGGACTATCGTAACGACACCTACGGCCTCATGCGCACTGCCTGGAAGTTCGAGGTGAGCGACGGAAAGGTGAGTCGTATCGAAACGGGGCAAGCCTGAACCCGCCGTCCCGTACCGGACGCTGGTCGTTTCTCGGCGACGCAAGCGCATTCGTGGACGGCTCGCCGACGTCACGGCCGAGTTGCCCCGGCCGTGACGTCGGCGAGCCACATGCCGCTTTCGTCAGTAGGGGCGGTCGATGACGTTGCCCGTGTCGCGATACCAGCGGATGTAACCGTGCTGGAAATCGTTCCGCCTACCGCCGGAGACGCTGTACTCCCCGCTTGCCGGGTAGCCGAGGTACGAGCGTTCCCAGCCGAGCGACTCCCAGCGCCGCCTGATCGAGCCGTACACCTCATGCGCGCCGGTGCCGGCCGTCCAGTAGATCGAGCCTTTCTTCGAGAAGTGGTTGTACCGGCCGATTCCGTCCGGTGTCGTGGTTTCGTCCGTCACGGGGTATCCCAAGGGGCTCCGTTCCCAGTCGAGGGCGGCCCACCGCTGCCGGATCGAGCCCCATATGCCGTGTGCGCCGTTGGCGTCCGTCCAGTAGATCGAGCTCTTCTTCGAGAAGTGGTTGTACCGGCCGATTCCGTCCGGTGTCGCGTTTTCGTCCGTCACGGGGTACCCCATCGGTCCGCGTTCCCATCCGAGCGCGGCCCACCGCTGCCGGATCTCGCCCCACACTCCGTGGGCGCCCGTGCTCGGCGTCCAGTAGACCGAGGCCGCGAGGGTGCTCGGGGTGCCCGCGAAGTGGTTGTACCGCCCGACGCCGTCCGGTGTTGCGGCCTCGTCGGTGGTCGGCGGTCCGAACCGGCCGTGCCCGCCGAGCGCGAGGTAGCGGTCCAGGATGTCGCCGCGTACCCGGTGCACCCCGGTTTCCGCCGACCAGTACAGCCTTCCCTGCTCGTACGGGCGGTAGTGCACGTCGCCGTCGACGATCTCCGGACCGGTCGGTGCGCCGAGCAGCGCCTGTAGGTCCGGTTCGGCTTCGTAGCGCTGCTCGATCGGCGTCGAGTAGTGCGCGGACAGCGTCAGGTCCTCGCCGCCCATGGTCAGCGTGCGCGACCGCGCAGGCTCGCCGTCGGTCCATCCGGTGAACGGCGAGACACCGTCATTCGCGGTCGCGGCCGCGATCACGTCGAGCGTCGCACCCTCGGTGATCATGGACGAACTGACCGGGTCCTCCCCTCCTTCCCCATCTTCGACGGGAATCTGGAGCACCGCGGGCACGTTGCTGACCAGCTTCAGCAGGTGTTCCCGCGGCCACGCCGTATACGCCCGGCTCACGGACACGCCGTCGCTGTCGGTCGCCGTGGCCGTCAGCACCATCCGCGAGTTCGGATGGTCGGTGAACGGCACCGTGAACTCGGGGCCGTCCGCACTCTCCCCAGGGTGGTCGTGGCAGGCCTCCTCCTCTGGACAGTGCAGGACGTTCCTCGACCAGTGCACCGGCAGCGAGCCGTCCTCGACGTCCGTCGCCGTGGCGCCGAGTTCCACCGGTTCCCCGACCGCGAACTCGACATCGCCGGGCGTGGTGAGGTCGATCACCGGCGAGTAGTTGCCCGGCACCACCGGGAGCTGCGTCGACTCGCTCGCCCCGAGCGGGTCGGTCACCGTCAGCGTCGCGGTGAACCGCTCGGGTTCGTCCGCGTAGGTGTGTGCGGCGCGCTCCCCGCCGCCGGTCGTGCCGTCACCGAAGTCCCACTCGTAGGTGAGCATCTCGCCGTCGGGGTCGTAGGAGCCCGAGCCGTCGAAGGTCGCGGTTCGGGTCGCCGGATCGGTGCTGACCTCCGCCTTCGCGATCGGTTGCCTGTTGCCTTCGACATAACTGAGCCTGCGCAGCATGCCGGTGGAGATGTCGGCGAGGACGATGTCCCCGTTGGTGGCCGCGGCGAACTTCACCGGACCGCCGATGTCGACGCCGAAGGGCGGGCTCTGCGGTGGCTCGGTGAGGTTTCCCTGCAGGTCGTATCGCAACGACCACAGCTTGTGCCTGACGTAGTCCCCGAAGAAGTACGCGCCCCGGTACTGCTCCGGATAGCTGATACCGGAGTAGAAGATGCCCCCGGTGATGCTGTTGGCGGTCCCGTGGGGCAACGCGACGAGCGGTGGCGTGTTGGCCACCCCGGCGCAGCCCGGCAGGTCGGCGTAGCCGCCCATGCGCACGTCGCCTTCCCAGCACGGCCACCCGTAGGCCCGACCTGGCTGCACGACGTTGATCTCCTCCCACCTGTTCCAGCCGACGTCGCCCACCACCGGCAGGCCGGTGCGTGGATCGAGGGACAGCCGGAAGGGGCTGCGGAAACCGCTGGCGAACACGCGGCTGCGGACGGAGCCCGGGTCCGCCTCCTCGTAGAACGGGTTGTCCGGCACGCCGAGCCCGTCGGCCGTCAGGTGCAGGATCTTGCCCTGAAGCGCGTCGGGGTCGAGTGACCTCAGCGCGTTCGGATCGACGCCGGTGTAGCCCGCGTTGTCGCCGAAGGAGACCCAGAGGGTTCCGTCCTGCGCGGCGACAACGCCCCAGATCCCGTGGACGTTCGTGTCCGCCGGTTCGTCGATCAGTACCCGCTCCAGGGCGATGCCGGTCGGATCCGGAGAACCGGTCACCCGGTAGCGCTCCAGCCGGAGCGCCGAGCCGGTATCGGTCGGCACCGACCTGGAGAGGTAGATCTGGCGCGAGGTGGCGTAGTCATGTGCCACGGCGAGCCCGACAAGTCCCAGGTCACCGCTGGTGACGACGGACAGTTCGTGGATCGTCCGTGGCTGCCCGGCGGGCGGGACCCAGGCGAGGGTGCCCTGCTTGCCGATGCTCAGCAGGCCACCACCGTCCGGTAGGTACGCGAAGTCGGTCAGCTCCCCCGCCTGCTGGCCGCTCGGCTGGTCGCGCAGCACGAAGCCCGGCGGCAGCGTCGGCACCGCGGCCGCCGGTGGCGCGCCGGCGACGGGCACGGCCAGCAGACCTCCGATCATCAGGACGGTGGCGAGGAAAGCGCGGACGAATGGGCGCGTTTTCACAAGAACCATGCCTGGCTATCGCTCAACCGGGTGAAGGAGTTTCACACGATCGGGTAGGGTAATGGGAATGTGACTTGATCGCGTATCGGTCGGGCTATATGTCTTATTCACACGTCGGGTTATTCAGGTCCGTAGCGTGCGTCACAAGTGCTTGACCTGAAACGACCTTCCCGCCCGTCGCCCACCACCACCCACACGGTGGCGCTGCGCGCCGCGGTGACCATGGGCCTGGCGGCCCGCGGTCGCTGGGTCGTTCTGAATAACCCTCTATGCACCCGAAAGGTCAGTACGCCCCTCGCTGTGCACCGACAGGATGTCCGTGATCGCCCGGTTGCACGGCGTGGGAACACCGAGCGCGGCGCCGCGCTCGACCACGTCACCGCTGAGCCAGTCGACCTCGAGCCGGTTGCCGCGTTCGAGGTCGTGGTGCATCGACGAGGTCATGCCCGCGGACACCTGATCGGTGAAGGCGAGCCGATCGTCGGCGTAGTCGGCGGGCAGCGGCACTCCTGTGGCGCGCGCGACCCGCACCACCTCGTCCATCACGTCGCGAAGGAAAGCGCGAGCACGTGGATGGTCGCGGATCGGTCCGATCGTCGTGCGGGAGGTGCTGGTCGTGCCGGAAAGCCCGACCAGGAACACGAACTTCTCCCAGACGGCCTGCTCGATCCGGTCGCTGATCTCGACGTCGATCCCGCTGCCGGCGCAGGCGTCGCGGAACTCCCGCACCCGCGGTGAGATGGCGCCGTCGTACTCGCCGAGCACCAGCTTCTGCAGCGTGCCGGAGTGGCGAATGACCCCCGGCTCGGCGATCGTGGCGGCGATGTAGCACACCCCGCCGATGACCTGCGCGTCACCGAGGACGCGTCGCAGGATGTCGTCCTTCACCACGCCGTTCTGGAGCGACACCACACCGGTTTGCTCGGTGAGCAGCGGCCTGACGAGCTCGGCCGAGGCCTCCGTGTCCCACAGTTTCACCCCGAACAGCACCAGGTCGACCGGATCCAGCTCGGCGGGATCGTCGGTGACCTCGACCTCGGGCAGATGCGCGTCGCCGAGCGGGCTCTCCACCCGCAGGCCGTGCGCACGCAGCGCCTCGAGCTGGCGTCCCCTGGCCACGAAGGCGACATCGTGGCCGCCCCGCGCCAGCCGGGCGCCGAAGTAGCCGCCCACCCCACCGGTTCCCATCACCGCGATCCGCATGCGACCTCCTTGGCCCCACATTCAGCCCGGTCTACCGGCTACCGATCACCACGAGCTCATCGCACTGGCCGGTGATCGTTCTTCTCGTGCTGTGCAGCAGATTGTCCAGCAACCGCAGGCAGTGCGTGTCGCGGGTCTCCTTGCCGGCCGCGGTGGCCGCCCGGGCCTGCTCATGTGTGGCCCGCAGCAGGTGCGGCTGGACGATGGCCACTTTCGTGGGATCGCTGTCCAAGCGTAGCCGCAGCTGGTCGACGAAGTCGGCCGGCGCG
Proteins encoded in this region:
- a CDS encoding nuclear transport factor 2 family protein, which gives rise to MPDIDAISDPPVRAVVAAINAADRDGFFASITSDATLSDDGVERDLTQWVDREVFISHGRMENVVSQSEDGRSFVVDYRNDTYGLMRTAWKFEVSDGKVSRIETGQA
- a CDS encoding PQQ-dependent sugar dehydrogenase, which translates into the protein MVLVKTRPFVRAFLATVLMIGGLLAVPVAGAPPAAAVPTLPPGFVLRDQPSGQQAGELTDFAYLPDGGGLLSIGKQGTLAWVPPAGQPRTIHELSVVTSGDLGLVGLAVAHDYATSRQIYLSRSVPTDTGSALRLERYRVTGSPDPTGIALERVLIDEPADTNVHGIWGVVAAQDGTLWVSFGDNAGYTGVDPNALRSLDPDALQGKILHLTADGLGVPDNPFYEEADPGSVRSRVFASGFRSPFRLSLDPRTGLPVVGDVGWNRWEEINVVQPGRAYGWPCWEGDVRMGGYADLPGCAGVANTPPLVALPHGTANSITGGIFYSGISYPEQYRGAYFFGDYVRHKLWSLRYDLQGNLTEPPQSPPFGVDIGGPVKFAAATNGDIVLADISTGMLRRLSYVEGNRQPIAKAEVSTDPATRTATFDGSGSYDPDGEMLTYEWDFGDGTTGGGERAAHTYADEPERFTATLTVTDPLGASESTQLPVVPGNYSPVIDLTTPGDVEFAVGEPVELGATATDVEDGSLPVHWSRNVLHCPEEEACHDHPGESADGPEFTVPFTDHPNSRMVLTATATDSDGVSVSRAYTAWPREHLLKLVSNVPAVLQIPVEDGEGGEDPVSSSMITEGATLDVIAAATANDGVSPFTGWTDGEPARSRTLTMGGEDLTLSAHYSTPIEQRYEAEPDLQALLGAPTGPEIVDGDVHYRPYEQGRLYWSAETGVHRVRGDILDRYLALGGHGRFGPPTTDEAATPDGVGRYNHFAGTPSTLAASVYWTPSTGAHGVWGEIRQRWAALGWERGPMGYPVTDENATPDGIGRYNHFSKKSSIYWTDANGAHGIWGSIRQRWAALDWERSPLGYPVTDETTTPDGIGRYNHFSKKGSIYWTAGTGAHEVYGSIRRRWESLGWERSYLGYPASGEYSVSGGRRNDFQHGYIRWYRDTGNVIDRPY
- a CDS encoding ketopantoate reductase family protein, encoding MRIAVMGTGGVGGYFGARLARGGHDVAFVARGRQLEALRAHGLRVESPLGDAHLPEVEVTDDPAELDPVDLVLFGVKLWDTEASAELVRPLLTEQTGVVSLQNGVVKDDILRRVLGDAQVIGGVCYIAATIAEPGVIRHSGTLQKLVLGEYDGAISPRVREFRDACAGSGIDVEISDRIEQAVWEKFVFLVGLSGTTSTSRTTIGPIRDHPRARAFLRDVMDEVVRVARATGVPLPADYADDRLAFTDQVSAGMTSSMHHDLERGNRLEVDWLSGDVVERGAALGVPTPCNRAITDILSVHSEGRTDLSGA